From the Streptomyces sp. Tu 2975 genome, one window contains:
- a CDS encoding uroporphyrinogen-III synthase translates to MSPTTSNRPPLPAHGHGHVTFLGAGPGDPGLLTLRAVEALAGADVLVAEPQVLDVVRGHARANVSTPELTVVDDVSTTVGIPVLRDAANLVMEAARGGKRVVRAVTGDPGLDTDAGQEMLACAAAGIPFEVVPGVATAVGVPAYAGVPLRDEQGTDVRFVDARTASDRCWSEVGASDGTAVVSATLETVAAAAGELVAAGRKPDTPLTVTVAGTTTRQRTWTATLGTIAQTLKQAKVLPSPDGHQPVIAVVGERSAAAQREQLAWFESKPLFGWKVLVPRTKEQAASLSDQLRSYGAVPHEVPTIAVEPPRTPQQMERAVKGLVTGRYEWIAFTSVNAVKAVREKFEEYGLDARAFAGIKVAAVGEQTAAALVDFGVKPDLVPSGEQSAAGLLEDWPPYDPVFDPIDRVFLPRADIATETLVAGLIELGWEVDDVTAYRTVRASPPPADTREAIKGGGFDAVLFTSSSTVRNLVGIAGKPHNVTVIACIGPATAKTAEEHGLRVDVLSPEPSVHRLAEALAEFGAARRAAAVEAGEHVTRPSERRPGGRRRRTTT, encoded by the coding sequence TTGAGCCCCACCACCTCGAACCGTCCGCCCCTTCCGGCACACGGACACGGGCACGTCACCTTCCTGGGTGCCGGTCCCGGCGATCCCGGTCTGCTGACTCTGCGCGCCGTCGAGGCGCTTGCCGGCGCCGACGTGCTGGTCGCCGAGCCGCAGGTGCTCGACGTCGTTCGCGGCCATGCGCGGGCGAACGTGAGCACGCCTGAACTGACGGTTGTTGACGACGTGTCAACAACCGTCGGAATCCCCGTACTCAGGGATGCGGCCAATCTTGTCATGGAGGCCGCACGGGGCGGCAAGCGGGTCGTCCGTGCGGTGACCGGTGACCCCGGCCTGGACACCGACGCAGGTCAGGAGATGCTCGCCTGCGCCGCGGCCGGAATCCCCTTCGAGGTCGTGCCCGGTGTGGCGACCGCGGTGGGCGTGCCCGCGTACGCGGGTGTCCCGCTCCGTGACGAGCAGGGCACCGACGTCAGATTCGTCGACGCGCGGACCGCTTCCGACCGCTGCTGGAGCGAGGTCGGCGCCAGCGACGGCACCGCAGTCGTCTCCGCCACGCTCGAGACGGTCGCCGCGGCGGCCGGCGAGCTGGTAGCGGCCGGCCGCAAGCCGGACACCCCGCTCACCGTCACCGTGGCCGGCACGACCACGCGGCAGCGGACCTGGACGGCGACGCTCGGCACGATCGCGCAGACCCTGAAGCAGGCGAAGGTGCTGCCGTCCCCGGACGGCCACCAGCCGGTCATAGCCGTGGTCGGTGAGCGCAGCGCCGCGGCACAACGTGAGCAGCTCGCGTGGTTCGAGTCCAAGCCGCTGTTCGGCTGGAAGGTGCTCGTGCCGCGTACGAAGGAGCAGGCGGCCTCGCTCTCCGACCAGCTTCGTTCCTACGGTGCCGTGCCGCACGAGGTCCCGACGATCGCCGTCGAACCGCCGCGCACGCCGCAGCAGATGGAGCGCGCGGTCAAGGGCCTGGTCACCGGCCGTTACGAGTGGATCGCGTTCACGTCGGTCAACGCCGTGAAGGCGGTGCGGGAGAAGTTCGAGGAGTACGGGCTCGACGCCCGCGCCTTCGCCGGGATCAAGGTCGCGGCGGTCGGCGAGCAGACGGCGGCCGCGCTGGTGGACTTCGGCGTCAAGCCGGACCTCGTGCCGAGCGGTGAGCAGTCCGCGGCCGGTCTGCTGGAGGACTGGCCACCGTACGACCCGGTCTTCGACCCGATCGACCGTGTCTTCCTGCCGCGCGCCGACATCGCGACCGAGACGCTGGTCGCGGGCCTCATCGAGCTCGGGTGGGAGGTCGACGACGTGACCGCCTACCGGACGGTCCGGGCGTCGCCGCCGCCGGCGGACACCCGCGAGGCGATCAAGGGCGGCGGTTTCGACGCCGTGCTCTTCACCTCGTCCTCGACGGTGCGGAACCTGGTCGGCATCGCCGGCAAGCCGCACAACGTGACCGTGATCGCCTGCATCGGTCCCGCCACCGCGAAGACCGCGGAGGAGCACGGGCTGCGGGTGGACGTACTGTCCCCCGAGCCGTCCGTGCACCGGCTGGCCGAGGCGCTGGCCGAGTTCGGTGCGGCCCGCCGCGCCGCCGCGGTCGAGGCGGGCGAGCACGTGACACGCCCGTCGGAGCGCCGTCCCGGCGGCCGGAGGCGTCGCACGACGACCTGA